In one Methanobrevibacter arboriphilus genomic region, the following are encoded:
- the pcn gene encoding proliferating cell nuclear antigen (pcna), which produces MFKAELSNPNILKTSFDAISSIVDEVQIQTDSEGIRLDALDRSHITFVHLELKASLFDEFICDEPEKINIDTDEFVKVLKRSKSDDRVIMSLDEGNFIITFEGEAKRTFKIRLIDIDQEPPSPPKLDHPTQFEIPFALLKDSIADIDIFSDKISLKVDNEYFRAGAEGEFGDANIEYLHGEKIETDAKSVFSLEKIREMLKADKFSDIAVIKLGDDMPLDLKLKMVSDDGELSFLLAPRIETED; this is translated from the coding sequence ATGTTTAAAGCTGAATTAAGTAATCCTAATATTTTAAAAACAAGTTTTGATGCTATTTCATCTATTGTTGATGAAGTACAAATTCAAACTGATAGTGAGGGTATTAGACTGGATGCCCTAGATCGTAGCCACATTACATTTGTTCATTTGGAACTTAAAGCAAGTTTATTTGATGAATTTATTTGTGATGAACCAGAAAAAATCAATATAGACACTGACGAATTCGTTAAAGTTTTAAAACGTTCTAAAAGTGATGATAGAGTAATAATGTCTCTTGATGAAGGAAATTTTATCATAACTTTTGAAGGGGAAGCTAAAAGAACTTTTAAAATCAGATTAATTGACATTGATCAGGAACCTCCTTCACCTCCTAAATTAGACCATCCTACTCAATTTGAAATTCCTTTTGCACTTTTAAAGGATTCTATTGCGGATATTGATATATTTTCAGATAAAATTTCTTTAAAAGTTGATAATGAGTACTTTAGGGCTGGAGCTGAAGGTGAATTTGGTGATGCTAATATTGAGTATCTTCATGGAGAAAAAATTGAAACAGACGCTAAATCAGTTTTTTCACTTGAAAAAATTAGAGAAATGCTCAAAGCAGATAAATTTTCTGATATAGCTGTTATTAAACTTGGAGATGATATGCCTCTAGATCTTAAACTTAAAATGGTTTCTGATGATGGTGAACTCAGCTTTTTGCTTGCTCCAAGGATAGAAACTGAAGATTAA
- a CDS encoding 50S ribosomal protein L44e produces MKIPKEKRTYCPKCKTHTVHEVLVAKKRKASELKWGQRQFRRVTAGYRGYPRPLPGGNKPVKKLDLRYKCKECGKSRVASSFRTGKPEFVAQ; encoded by the coding sequence ATGAAAATTCCTAAAGAAAAAAGAACTTACTGTCCAAAATGTAAAACTCATACTGTTCATGAAGTACTCGTAGCTAAGAAAAGAAAAGCTAGTGAGTTAAAATGGGGACAAAGACAATTTAGAAGAGTTACTGCTGGTTATAGGGGATATCCTAGACCTTTGCCTGGTGGAAATAAGCCAGTTAAAAAATTAGATTTAAGGTATAAATGTAAAGAGTGCGGCAAATCTCGTGTTGCATCTTCTTTTAGAACTGGTAAACCTGAATTTGTAGCTCAATAG
- a CDS encoding 30S ribosomal protein S27e → MSNERRGNFLKVKCLDCDNEQIVFDRAASNVQCIICGKTLVKPLGGKAKITAHIDSVLK, encoded by the coding sequence ATGTCAAATGAAAGAAGAGGAAATTTTTTAAAAGTCAAATGCTTGGACTGTGATAATGAACAAATAGTATTTGATAGAGCAGCTTCTAATGTTCAATGTATTATTTGTGGTAAAACACTTGTAAAACCTCTTGGAGGAAAAGCTAAAATAACTGCTCATATTGATTCAGTATTGAAATAA
- a CDS encoding translation initiation factor IF-2 subunit alpha has protein sequence MVRKNQEWPSEGELIVATVYKVLGYGAFANLEEYEGKEAFIHISEVSSGWVKNIRDHVRENQKIVARVLRVNPRKGHVDASLKRIREDQRTKKIQQWKVEQKAEKFLELAAKSLDKDLDTAYKEVGYRLMDSFGDIYGAFESAAEEGESVLIEEGIDEEWAKTIVEIAKKNITPPEVHITGYIDIQTFDANGVDIIKEALLAAEDEDVEVQCVGAPRYRITVKSSDYIQAEKDLKAAADRAIEIIEESNGNGTFLRELE, from the coding sequence ATGGTAAGAAAAAATCAAGAATGGCCAAGTGAAGGAGAATTAATTGTAGCTACTGTTTATAAGGTTCTTGGTTACGGAGCATTTGCTAATCTAGAAGAATATGAAGGAAAAGAAGCTTTTATTCATATTTCTGAAGTATCTTCTGGTTGGGTTAAAAATATTCGTGATCATGTAAGAGAAAATCAAAAAATTGTAGCTAGAGTTTTAAGGGTTAATCCTAGAAAAGGTCATGTGGATGCTTCTTTAAAGAGAATAAGGGAAGATCAAAGAACAAAAAAGATTCAACAATGGAAAGTTGAACAGAAAGCAGAGAAATTTTTAGAATTAGCTGCTAAATCATTAGATAAAGATCTTGATACTGCTTATAAAGAAGTAGGTTATAGGTTAATGGACAGTTTTGGTGATATTTATGGTGCTTTTGAAAGTGCTGCTGAAGAAGGTGAATCTGTTCTTATTGAAGAAGGTATTGATGAAGAATGGGCTAAAACAATTGTGGAGATAGCTAAGAAAAATATTACTCCTCCTGAGGTTCATATAACTGGTTATATCGATATTCAAACTTTTGATGCTAATGGTGTAGATATAATTAAAGAAGCTCTTTTAGCTGCTGAAGATGAGGATGTTGAGGTTCAGTGTGTTGGAGCTCCTCGTTATAGGATAACTGTCAAGTCTTCTGATTATATCCAGGCAGAAAAAGATTTAAAAGCTGCTGCTGATAGGGCTATTGAAATTATTGAAGAATCAAATGGTAATGGAACTTTTTTACGTGAATTAGAGTAA
- a CDS encoding RNA-protein complex protein Nop10 yields MKMKMHKCNSCNIYTIKNVCPSCDGDLNVIYPPKYSIEDKYGKYRRKLKEEACDK; encoded by the coding sequence ATGAAGATGAAAATGCATAAATGTAATTCTTGCAATATATATACGATTAAAAATGTTTGTCCTAGTTGTGATGGGGATTTAAATGTTATATATCCTCCAAAATATTCTATTGAGGATAAATATGGTAAATATCGTCGAAAATTAAAAGAAGAAGCATGTGATAAATAA
- a CDS encoding proteasome assembly chaperone family protein, whose product MKNTEINILEDVELNNPIFIEALPGIGHVGKLAADHIIDELGATKFAELYSYHFPPQVFVDEDGLIENMMNEFYYLKSLGEDKRDYIILVGNSQALSPEGQYDLSGFILDFIEDFGVKEMYTLGGLAIGHPIEESRVFGAATDLEIIETLRELDIEIRSADGGIVGASGLLLGLGKLKNIKGACLMGETPGYFIDAEAAEAILEKLANLLNIEINTDKLDERAEETRKMISKAQKMEQEMVNRTMGAGEDDLRYIG is encoded by the coding sequence ATGAAAAATACTGAAATCAATATTTTGGAAGATGTTGAATTAAATAATCCTATTTTTATTGAAGCTCTTCCAGGAATTGGTCATGTTGGTAAATTAGCTGCCGATCATATTATTGATGAATTAGGAGCTACTAAATTTGCAGAACTATATTCTTATCATTTCCCTCCTCAAGTTTTTGTTGATGAAGACGGACTCATTGAAAATATGATGAATGAGTTTTATTATTTAAAATCTCTAGGAGAAGATAAAAGAGATTATATAATTTTAGTTGGTAATAGTCAAGCTTTATCTCCAGAAGGACAATATGATTTGTCTGGGTTTATATTAGATTTCATTGAAGATTTTGGAGTTAAAGAAATGTATACTCTTGGTGGATTAGCTATTGGCCATCCTATTGAAGAATCTCGTGTATTTGGTGCTGCTACTGATCTTGAAATCATTGAGACATTGAGAGAGTTAGATATTGAAATAAGATCTGCCGATGGTGGAATTGTAGGAGCTTCTGGGTTACTCCTTGGATTAGGAAAACTTAAGAATATTAAGGGTGCTTGTTTGATGGGTGAAACACCTGGTTATTTCATTGATGCTGAAGCTGCAGAAGCTATTTTAGAAAAATTAGCTAATCTTCTTAATATAGAAATTAATACTGATAAACTTGATGAACGAGCTGAAGAAACAAGGAAAATGATATCTAAAGCTCAAAAAATGGAACAAGAAATGGTTAATAGAACTATGGGTGCTGGAGAAGACGATTTAAGATATATTGGTTAA
- a CDS encoding cation:proton antiporter: protein MADFYLLVLGLLVFISSLISVRLGLSVSIIEILFGVIAGNLGIIHSETWMLFIASFGGILLTFLSGTEIDVNLMRKKLKETVLIGFLSFLIPFILIFSVVHFLIGWNLVASLLAGTALSETSIAVVYSTLLQQDLFKYDIGKILMGATFVTNICTAIALSILFTKPNLYIFVFYVVSILLLIFAFKYSYKFLVNSKILKDKILEIEIKYIFLLLFILMFFAAWGGGQAILPVFILGMLLSNTLNENSNGQKAKERIKTVAFAVITPVFFIIGGMKVSIPLVIGGLGIFILIFAFRQLAKFVGVYFVTKRYLNSDTGYITLMMSTGLTFGLIATLFGLNTGLLNNYSYSILTGVLVLSAVLPTIIAQKWFVPRHLEDLN from the coding sequence ATGGCAGATTTTTATTTATTAGTATTAGGATTATTAGTTTTTATCTCAAGTTTGATTTCAGTTCGTTTAGGTTTATCTGTATCAATCATAGAGATTTTGTTTGGAGTTATAGCTGGAAATTTAGGTATAATCCATTCTGAAACTTGGATGCTATTTATTGCAAGTTTTGGAGGAATATTATTAACATTTTTGTCTGGAACTGAGATTGATGTTAATCTTATGAGAAAAAAACTTAAAGAAACAGTTTTAATAGGCTTTTTATCTTTTTTAATACCATTTATTCTGATTTTTTCAGTTGTTCATTTTTTAATTGGTTGGAATCTAGTTGCTTCATTGTTAGCTGGAACTGCTTTGTCTGAAACATCAATTGCTGTTGTTTATTCAACGTTACTCCAGCAAGACTTATTTAAGTATGATATTGGTAAGATATTAATGGGAGCAACATTTGTAACAAATATCTGCACAGCTATTGCTTTAAGTATACTTTTTACTAAACCTAACCTTTATATCTTTGTTTTTTATGTAGTATCCATATTATTATTGATATTTGCTTTTAAATATTCCTATAAATTCTTGGTTAATTCTAAAATTTTAAAAGATAAGATATTAGAGATAGAAATAAAATATATTTTCCTTTTGCTTTTCATTTTAATGTTTTTTGCAGCATGGGGAGGAGGACAAGCAATATTACCAGTATTTATTTTAGGTATGTTACTATCTAATACTTTAAATGAAAATTCTAATGGGCAAAAAGCAAAAGAAAGGATAAAAACTGTTGCATTTGCAGTTATAACTCCAGTATTTTTCATCATCGGGGGAATGAAAGTTTCAATACCTTTAGTAATTGGTGGACTTGGAATTTTTATTTTAATCTTTGCTTTTAGACAATTAGCTAAGTTCGTTGGTGTTTATTTTGTGACTAAAAGGTATTTAAATTCAGATACTGGTTATATTACTTTGATGATGAGCACTGGTCTAACATTTGGTTTAATAGCTACTTTATTTGGTTTGAACACTGGTCTTTTAAATAATTATTCTTATTCAATATTAACTGGAGTTTTAGTTTTAAGTGCTGTTTTACCTACAATAATTGCTCAAAAATGGTTTGTACCAAGACATTTAGAGGATTTGAATTAA
- the lysS gene encoding lysine--tRNA ligase produces the protein MKHWIERIADELKEWNVEKHVIASGTSISGSIHIGNSCDVFIANAVGKQLKEMGEKSETIWIADDHDPLRKVPHPLPESYDKYLGMPYSNIPCPDGCCDSFVEHFEKPLLDVLDDFGIELTPKSGFEMYKDGIYDEYIRISLKKADKIREIFNRYREHPLADDWLPYNPICDKCGRVNTTTSYAFNEDNDTISYKCECGADAEMNITSGNGKLTWRVEWAARWKIFGITCEPFGKDHAASGGSYDVSKIISEEIFDYKAPYPVPYEWITLNGDAMSKSKGVFFTPKQWLEIGPAESLNYFIFRSKPMKHKDFSPNMAFLDFIDQFDKVEKVFFNEEEAPSEKEGKKFKKIYEIAQINEGDSLPFRPPYRFLTVAYQIAGNNPEKIFEILKKNSQLTKSFQDKEFKDLEEKELEQFKQRIKQVKNWLDKYGPKFVKFQVMKKIPRLELSDDQKAFLKSLADLIESKEFNSAETLHDEMYEILNEYDLKPQKAFQAIYKMILGQKQGPKAASFLLSLDKDFVVKRLRMEE, from the coding sequence ATGAAACATTGGATAGAAAGAATTGCTGATGAATTAAAAGAATGGAATGTTGAAAAACATGTTATTGCAAGTGGAACATCTATATCAGGATCAATACATATAGGAAACTCCTGTGATGTTTTTATAGCTAATGCTGTAGGAAAGCAATTAAAAGAAATGGGTGAAAAATCTGAAACTATTTGGATTGCAGACGACCATGACCCACTTAGAAAAGTTCCACACCCATTACCAGAAAGCTATGACAAATATCTAGGTATGCCCTACTCCAATATCCCATGTCCCGATGGATGTTGCGATAGCTTTGTAGAACACTTTGAAAAGCCATTATTAGATGTTTTAGATGACTTTGGAATAGAATTAACTCCAAAATCTGGCTTTGAAATGTATAAAGATGGAATTTACGATGAATATATAAGAATATCCTTAAAAAAGGCAGATAAAATAAGAGAAATATTCAATCGATACAGAGAGCATCCATTAGCTGATGACTGGTTACCTTACAATCCAATTTGTGATAAATGTGGTAGAGTAAACACTACAACTAGCTATGCATTTAATGAAGATAATGATACCATCTCTTATAAATGTGAATGTGGTGCAGACGCAGAAATGAACATTACATCAGGAAATGGTAAGTTAACTTGGAGAGTAGAATGGGCAGCTAGATGGAAAATATTTGGAATTACATGTGAACCATTTGGTAAAGACCATGCAGCCAGTGGTGGATCTTATGATGTTAGTAAAATAATATCTGAAGAAATTTTTGATTATAAAGCACCGTATCCAGTCCCTTATGAATGGATCACCTTAAATGGAGATGCAATGAGTAAATCTAAAGGAGTATTTTTTACTCCAAAGCAATGGTTAGAAATTGGACCTGCTGAAAGTCTTAACTACTTTATATTTAGAAGTAAACCAATGAAACACAAAGATTTTTCACCTAATATGGCATTTCTTGATTTTATTGATCAGTTCGACAAAGTGGAAAAAGTTTTCTTTAATGAAGAAGAAGCACCATCAGAAAAAGAGGGTAAAAAATTCAAGAAGATTTATGAAATTGCTCAAATAAACGAAGGAGATTCTTTACCATTTAGACCACCTTACAGGTTTTTAACTGTTGCTTATCAGATAGCAGGAAATAATCCAGAGAAAATATTTGAAATTCTTAAAAAGAATTCTCAGCTAACTAAAAGCTTCCAAGATAAAGAGTTTAAAGATTTAGAAGAAAAAGAACTTGAACAATTCAAACAAAGAATCAAACAAGTTAAGAATTGGTTAGATAAATATGGCCCAAAATTTGTTAAATTCCAAGTTATGAAAAAAATTCCAAGATTAGAGCTATCTGATGATCAAAAAGCTTTTCTTAAAAGTTTAGCTGATTTAATTGAAAGCAAAGAATTTAATTCTGCTGAAACACTTCATGATGAAATGTATGAAATTTTAAATGAATATGATTTAAAACCTCAAAAAGCTTTTCAAGCTATTTATAAGATGATTCTTGGGCAAAAACAAGGACCAAAAGCAGCTTCATTCCTCTTGTCCTTAGATAAAGATTTCGTAGTTAAAAGATTAAGAATGGAAGAATAA